A DNA window from Salarias fasciatus chromosome 23 unlocalized genomic scaffold, fSalaFa1.1 super_scaffold_20, whole genome shotgun sequence contains the following coding sequences:
- the slitrk6 gene encoding SLIT and NTRK-like protein 6 isoform X2: MLPCVIFLGLFLTAARSQDIQPSEASSSISESCDSLCSCEGKDGVLHLNCEQRNISKISQIRVPSGVPFHLNLYKNDLVELRAEEMEGLKNALSLHIGGNSIQELEPGVFSALGSLKKLHINSNFLVTLKEDTFQGLVNLEFLQADTNFIRVIEPGAFNKLIRLKVLILNDNSIEFLPSNIFRFVPLTHLDLRGNKLQTLPYVGFLEHIGRIMELLLEDNEWVCDCDIFHLKIWMENMRAQSAIGDVICTTPHHLKGTILAKVKRDVLCPSHADINLEEPSKSLDMVVTPSTKVSQIPKLTDAKDDARVPTPSHIPGSPCVEHCSCHNHPVAGFLMHCQDRGIQKVSDIGILQQSPTKLVMTGNMIQRLLKYDFVTYDSLELLNLANNRIDYVDNETFLSLSSLKKLYLNGNRIEKLFSTMFVGLHNLEYLYLEYNLIKEIAPGTFNPLPNLKLLFLNNNLLGSLPAQIFRNVPLAKLNLRKNLLMHLPVSNVLDQLDSLEQIYLEDNPWDCSCDLLSLKQWVEKQRKDTVVGSILCHTPKKVMQAELRSLHHEALCPGLGTYHPAAGGEESVTATVGPDGSDRNVFLALTDTIPLSVLILSLLVFVLMIIFCSAGLVVFVVHRRRRRAKRKAAEEQPRENTSSSSPLHLHYSMYGQKTTHHTLTQRTGSATLYEERSHSPIVQICRNPTYCSQHKDADLDYGVDEPSTKQPLCRSIMEKENTSPLTGSSKFRPAAGECPAEFVTLGNPSSLYRNILEREKELQQLGITEYLRKNMPQLQSAVDMQVPGHQEELKLMEAIMYTRPRKVMLEQTKNEYFELKANLHTEPDYLEVLEHQTAFN, encoded by the coding sequence ATGCTGCCCTGTGTCATTTTCCTCGGCTTGTTTCTCACCGCAGCCCGATCCCAAGACATCCAGCCCTCAGAGGCATCGTCCTCCATCAGCGAGTCTTGTGACTCCCTGTGTTCATGCGAGGGGAAAGATGGCGTCCTCCATCTCAACTGCGAGCAGAGGAACATCAGCAAAATCTCCCAAATCAGAGTCCCGTCAGGCGTGCCCTTCCACCTGAACCTTTACAAAAACGACTTGGTGGAGCTGCGCGCCGAGGAAATGGAAGGGCTTAAGAATGCCCTTTCGCTGCATATAGGGGGTAATAGCATACAAGAGCTGGAGCCGGGGGTCTTCAGCGCGCTCGGTTCACTGAAAAAACTGCACATAAATAGCAATTTCCTCGTCACTCTGAAGGAGGACACTTTTCAGGGCCTGGTGAATTTGGAGTTTCTCCAAGCCGACACGAATTTCATCCGGGTCATCGAGCCGGGGGCCTTCAACAAGCTGATTCGTCTCAAGGTCCTGATCCTCAATGACAATTCCATCGAGTTCTTGCCCAGCAACATATTCCGCTTTGTGCCCCTCACTCACCTGGACCTGCGGGGCAACAAACTGCAGACGCTGCCTTACGTGGGCTTTCTGGAGCACATCGGGCGGATCATGGagctcctgctggaggacaacgaGTGGGTCTGCGACTGTGACATTTTCCACCTGAAGATCTGGATGGAAAACATGAGGGCGCAGTCGGCCATCGGCGACGTGATCTGCACCACCCCGCATCACCTTAAAGGGACCATCCTGGCGAAAGTCAAACGGGACGTGCTCTGCCCGTCTCACGCCGACATCAACCTGGAGGAGCCTTCGAAGTCTCTGGATATGGTCGTGACTCCTTCCACCAAAGTGTCTCAGATTCCCAAGCTGACCGACGCCAAAGACGACGCCAGGGTGCCGACGCCGTCTCACATCCCTGGCAGTCCGTGCGTGGAGCACTGCTCCTGCCACAACCACCCCGTGGCTGGGTTTCTCATGCATTGCCAGGACCGAGGGATTCAAAAGGTGTCGGATATCGGAATCCTCCAGCAAAGCCCCACTAAGCTGGTCATGACAGGAAATATGATTCAGAGACTCCTGAAGTATGATTTTGTCACATACGACAGCTTAGAATTGCTCAACCTGGCCAACAACAGAATTGATTATGTTgataatgaaactttcctgagCTTGAGCAGTTTGAAAAAACTGTACTTGAACGGCAACCGGATCGAGAAGCTGTTCTCCACCATGTTCGTGGGACTCCACAACCTGGAATACTTGTATCTGGAATACAACCTCATCAAAGAGATTGCCCCCGGCACTTTTAATCCCCTGCCCaacctgaagctgctgtttttaaatAACAACCTGCTCGGCTCCCTGCCGGCGCAGATCTTCCGTAACGTGCCCCTCGCCAAGTTAAACCTGAGGAAGAATCTGCTCATGCACCTGCCGGTGAGCAACGTGCTCGATCAGCTGGACTCGTTGGAGCAGATTTATTTGGAAGACAACCCCTGGGACTGCAGCTGCGACTTGCTCAGCCTCAAACAGTGGgtggagaagcagaggaaggaCACGGTGGTGGGCTCCATCCTGTGTCACACGCCCAAGAAAGTGATGCAGGCGGAGCTGAGGAGCCTCCATCACGAGGCGCTGTGTCCCGGCTTAGGGACGTACCACCCGGCTGCAGGCGGGGAGGAGAGCGTGACGGCCACCGTGGGCCCCGATGGCAGCGACAGGAACGTTTTCCTCGCCCTCACGGACACGATCCCGCTCTCGGTGCTCATCCTGAGTCTCCTCGTGTTCGTCCTCATGATCATATTCTGCTCGGCCGGGCTGGTGGTGTTCGTGGTGCATCGGAGGCGGCGTCGGGCGAAAAGGAAGGCGGCCGAGGAGCAGCCGCGGGAGAATACCAGCAGCAGTTCGCCCTTACACCTCCACTACAGCATGTACGGACAGAAGACCACCCACCACACGCTGACGCAAAGAACGGGGTCCGCCACGCTGTACGAGGAACGCTCGCACAGTCCCATCGTGCAGATCTGCCGCAACCCCACCTACTGCTCCCAGCACAAGGACGCCGACCTGGATTACGGCGTGGACGAACCCAGCACCAAGCAGCCCCTCTGCCGGAGCATCATGGAGAAGGAGAACACGTCCCCGCTGACGGGCAGCTCCAAGTTCCGGCCCGCGGCCGGGGAGTGCCCGGCGGAGTTCGTCACGCTGGGGAATCCCAGCTCGCTGTACCGGAACATTCTGGAACGGGaaaaagagctgcagcagctcggcATCACCGAGTACCTGCGCAAAAACATGCCTCAGCTGCAGTCGGCCGTGGACATGCAGGTCCCGgggcaccaggaggagctgaagctcATGGAGGCGATCATGTACACGAGGCCGCGCAAGGTCATGCTGGAGCAAACTAAGAACGAGTACTTTGAACTCAAAGCGAACCTGCACACCGAGCCAGACTACTTGGAGGTTCTGGAGCATCAAACTGCATTTAACTGA
- the slitrk6 gene encoding SLIT and NTRK-like protein 6 isoform X1: MKTSFVHLGPLKSIPQAEMLPCVIFLGLFLTAARSQDIQPSEASSSISESCDSLCSCEGKDGVLHLNCEQRNISKISQIRVPSGVPFHLNLYKNDLVELRAEEMEGLKNALSLHIGGNSIQELEPGVFSALGSLKKLHINSNFLVTLKEDTFQGLVNLEFLQADTNFIRVIEPGAFNKLIRLKVLILNDNSIEFLPSNIFRFVPLTHLDLRGNKLQTLPYVGFLEHIGRIMELLLEDNEWVCDCDIFHLKIWMENMRAQSAIGDVICTTPHHLKGTILAKVKRDVLCPSHADINLEEPSKSLDMVVTPSTKVSQIPKLTDAKDDARVPTPSHIPGSPCVEHCSCHNHPVAGFLMHCQDRGIQKVSDIGILQQSPTKLVMTGNMIQRLLKYDFVTYDSLELLNLANNRIDYVDNETFLSLSSLKKLYLNGNRIEKLFSTMFVGLHNLEYLYLEYNLIKEIAPGTFNPLPNLKLLFLNNNLLGSLPAQIFRNVPLAKLNLRKNLLMHLPVSNVLDQLDSLEQIYLEDNPWDCSCDLLSLKQWVEKQRKDTVVGSILCHTPKKVMQAELRSLHHEALCPGLGTYHPAAGGEESVTATVGPDGSDRNVFLALTDTIPLSVLILSLLVFVLMIIFCSAGLVVFVVHRRRRRAKRKAAEEQPRENTSSSSPLHLHYSMYGQKTTHHTLTQRTGSATLYEERSHSPIVQICRNPTYCSQHKDADLDYGVDEPSTKQPLCRSIMEKENTSPLTGSSKFRPAAGECPAEFVTLGNPSSLYRNILEREKELQQLGITEYLRKNMPQLQSAVDMQVPGHQEELKLMEAIMYTRPRKVMLEQTKNEYFELKANLHTEPDYLEVLEHQTAFN; encoded by the exons ATGAAGACATCATTCGTCCACTTGGGTCCACTTAAGTCG ataCCTCAGGCCGAAATGCTGCCCTGTGTCATTTTCCTCGGCTTGTTTCTCACCGCAGCCCGATCCCAAGACATCCAGCCCTCAGAGGCATCGTCCTCCATCAGCGAGTCTTGTGACTCCCTGTGTTCATGCGAGGGGAAAGATGGCGTCCTCCATCTCAACTGCGAGCAGAGGAACATCAGCAAAATCTCCCAAATCAGAGTCCCGTCAGGCGTGCCCTTCCACCTGAACCTTTACAAAAACGACTTGGTGGAGCTGCGCGCCGAGGAAATGGAAGGGCTTAAGAATGCCCTTTCGCTGCATATAGGGGGTAATAGCATACAAGAGCTGGAGCCGGGGGTCTTCAGCGCGCTCGGTTCACTGAAAAAACTGCACATAAATAGCAATTTCCTCGTCACTCTGAAGGAGGACACTTTTCAGGGCCTGGTGAATTTGGAGTTTCTCCAAGCCGACACGAATTTCATCCGGGTCATCGAGCCGGGGGCCTTCAACAAGCTGATTCGTCTCAAGGTCCTGATCCTCAATGACAATTCCATCGAGTTCTTGCCCAGCAACATATTCCGCTTTGTGCCCCTCACTCACCTGGACCTGCGGGGCAACAAACTGCAGACGCTGCCTTACGTGGGCTTTCTGGAGCACATCGGGCGGATCATGGagctcctgctggaggacaacgaGTGGGTCTGCGACTGTGACATTTTCCACCTGAAGATCTGGATGGAAAACATGAGGGCGCAGTCGGCCATCGGCGACGTGATCTGCACCACCCCGCATCACCTTAAAGGGACCATCCTGGCGAAAGTCAAACGGGACGTGCTCTGCCCGTCTCACGCCGACATCAACCTGGAGGAGCCTTCGAAGTCTCTGGATATGGTCGTGACTCCTTCCACCAAAGTGTCTCAGATTCCCAAGCTGACCGACGCCAAAGACGACGCCAGGGTGCCGACGCCGTCTCACATCCCTGGCAGTCCGTGCGTGGAGCACTGCTCCTGCCACAACCACCCCGTGGCTGGGTTTCTCATGCATTGCCAGGACCGAGGGATTCAAAAGGTGTCGGATATCGGAATCCTCCAGCAAAGCCCCACTAAGCTGGTCATGACAGGAAATATGATTCAGAGACTCCTGAAGTATGATTTTGTCACATACGACAGCTTAGAATTGCTCAACCTGGCCAACAACAGAATTGATTATGTTgataatgaaactttcctgagCTTGAGCAGTTTGAAAAAACTGTACTTGAACGGCAACCGGATCGAGAAGCTGTTCTCCACCATGTTCGTGGGACTCCACAACCTGGAATACTTGTATCTGGAATACAACCTCATCAAAGAGATTGCCCCCGGCACTTTTAATCCCCTGCCCaacctgaagctgctgtttttaaatAACAACCTGCTCGGCTCCCTGCCGGCGCAGATCTTCCGTAACGTGCCCCTCGCCAAGTTAAACCTGAGGAAGAATCTGCTCATGCACCTGCCGGTGAGCAACGTGCTCGATCAGCTGGACTCGTTGGAGCAGATTTATTTGGAAGACAACCCCTGGGACTGCAGCTGCGACTTGCTCAGCCTCAAACAGTGGgtggagaagcagaggaaggaCACGGTGGTGGGCTCCATCCTGTGTCACACGCCCAAGAAAGTGATGCAGGCGGAGCTGAGGAGCCTCCATCACGAGGCGCTGTGTCCCGGCTTAGGGACGTACCACCCGGCTGCAGGCGGGGAGGAGAGCGTGACGGCCACCGTGGGCCCCGATGGCAGCGACAGGAACGTTTTCCTCGCCCTCACGGACACGATCCCGCTCTCGGTGCTCATCCTGAGTCTCCTCGTGTTCGTCCTCATGATCATATTCTGCTCGGCCGGGCTGGTGGTGTTCGTGGTGCATCGGAGGCGGCGTCGGGCGAAAAGGAAGGCGGCCGAGGAGCAGCCGCGGGAGAATACCAGCAGCAGTTCGCCCTTACACCTCCACTACAGCATGTACGGACAGAAGACCACCCACCACACGCTGACGCAAAGAACGGGGTCCGCCACGCTGTACGAGGAACGCTCGCACAGTCCCATCGTGCAGATCTGCCGCAACCCCACCTACTGCTCCCAGCACAAGGACGCCGACCTGGATTACGGCGTGGACGAACCCAGCACCAAGCAGCCCCTCTGCCGGAGCATCATGGAGAAGGAGAACACGTCCCCGCTGACGGGCAGCTCCAAGTTCCGGCCCGCGGCCGGGGAGTGCCCGGCGGAGTTCGTCACGCTGGGGAATCCCAGCTCGCTGTACCGGAACATTCTGGAACGGGaaaaagagctgcagcagctcggcATCACCGAGTACCTGCGCAAAAACATGCCTCAGCTGCAGTCGGCCGTGGACATGCAGGTCCCGgggcaccaggaggagctgaagctcATGGAGGCGATCATGTACACGAGGCCGCGCAAGGTCATGCTGGAGCAAACTAAGAACGAGTACTTTGAACTCAAAGCGAACCTGCACACCGAGCCAGACTACTTGGAGGTTCTGGAGCATCAAACTGCATTTAACTGA